GTCTTCAAGGCGCACGATCTTGTCGCGGAACCAGAAGGCGTCCCCGGTGATCACGGCTTCGTAACTGAATGCCTGGCCCCCGAAGGCGCAGGCGTTCGTGCGCATGCGCATGTGATAGCGGTTGCCGCGCTGTTCGACGATGAGATCACAGATCCCCGGGAACGGCGCGAGATCGTCCCCTGTTATGCCGTCAAGCATGGAAAGGTCCCGGTACGCTCCGATGTATTTCTCGCGGTCCGTGAAGTTGGCGAGGTTTACCCGGATGACCTGCTCCTCCTCGTCGACGGATAGCGTGTAAACGCGCTGACGATAGGTCTCGGCCGGCTGACCGTCGCGATACTCCTCGACGTAGAGCACGTTTTCGCCGATTGCCGGTGCATCCAGGCGCATGTAGTGGGACGTCACGTTGAGATAGCCCCCCATGCCACTTCCATCGAGACGCCAGACTTCCCCGGTGAAATTATCCTCGCCCATTCGCTCTTCGACTTCGGCTACCTGCCGGTCGTTGTTGTAGGTCCCTGGCCACCACGCCATGATTTGTTCAAGGTCCTGTTCCAGCGGGCTTTCCGCCCTGGCCGGCATCGATCCCAGGCAGGCCGAAACCAGCGCGAAACATGCGATCTGAATTAACCGTCGTGCGTACATGTGCATTCCCCCAAAGTCATATTGATTGCAAACAGCCGGCTAAGCCGGGCACCGGCGTAGCGTTTATTCTTGAGCATGCCCATTTCAATCCCACTCAAAGGGATCGGTCAGGCCTCCGGGATAGCGGTCATCCAACTCTCCAAGGAGCCAGGGCATCAATCCATCCGCGGTTTCGTATTTCTTGCCAAGAGACCGCAGAATCAAGTGTCCGTTGACGCGATCCATTTTCATCCACGGAAACCACGGACTCTGGCTCTGCGATGCGATGGTGGACTGAGCCATTGTCAATTCCGGGTCTTCGAGTTCGGAGAGGCTGCCATGGTAGGTGTGGATGGCTTTTTCGTAACGTTTGTTTCCTGCCGGGTCCGTGTAGATCGAAAACTGCTCGAACGGACACCAGATGTCGTCGCCAAGAACCTGCCAGGGCAGGACGAACGGTCTGTCGAACCATGTGAATTGAGCAGAGCTTGTCCCGCTATATTTCACACCCTGATCGGTGAATGTACGCTTGCCGACGTACGTTACGAAATGCGTCACGTTATTCAACTCGCCCGTGATCGGATTGCTCCACTCATCGATTACTTCGTTGGTCAACGGATCCTGCATCAGCATCCAGCCACGGTATCGCGATTGATACTCGATTTCGCTGATTCGCCGCACTGCACGTACCGTGCACCCCGTGTAGTTGAGAATAGGCTCCGCGAGTCTGCCCTCTCGAAACGCATAAATGCGTCCGGGCTGCACCCAGTATCTCGGCTGGCCCGAAAGGTCTGCCATGAGTTTAATCAATCCATAGAGGTTGTCGGCCGGTTTGGTGAAATCGAGGTTGAGCGACGCGCGCGCCGGCGAAATCAAACCAGCGGACGCCAAACCTGCAAGGGCCAGGAATTCACGGCGTTTGAACATGTGACTCTCCTGGGAGCCTGGAGTCACCCGATTCCGGGAGGCACCAGGACTCCCGCCTCGACCAGACGGCTTACTGTTTCGCGTTGTGCGGCGCGGTGCTCGTCCATGGATGCCAGCGGTGCATCCAGGTGGGTGTCAACGGGCGCGAAGTCCTTAGTGCCGTACATGTCGCGGTGCAAGGGCATCTGCAGATGGCTCAGCAGGTTTGAACCGCCAAGAGACGTGCGCTCGCGACGCAGCGCATCGATATCGATGGTGGCCACCGCATATTCCACGCCGCCGGATTGCGTACCGGCCAGTTTGTTACCCTTGAAGTCGATGATCTGCGACGGCTGGCGCCGGCGAAAGGGCGGCCGGGCGTCGGCGCCTACCGGGCCGAGATCGGACAACAGCACGTACGCCACGTTCTCGTAGGCGCGCACCCGGCGTGTCATGGTGGTGTTCACGGGGACTTCGAAACTGTGATCCGCGGGATAGGTGGCCGATGCCGTGGGGCTCAGGATCACTTCCGCCCCTTTAAGGACCATGCCCCGCGTTATTTCCGGGTAGTTCATGTCACCGGCCACCACGCAGGCGAGCCGGCCGATCGGCGTGTCGGCAACGGGAAACAGACTGTCTTCGCCGAAATGGTCCAGCCAGGCGGACAGGAGGTCCCCGGGGCGGGTCTTGCTGGTGAGGCCCGTGAGCTTTCTGTAGTTGAGGATCACATCGCCGCTGGGCCCCACGATCATGCCCGAAAGAAAGTACCGGCCCGGAAACCTGTCGATGCCTTCCATCGGATTGAAGGCGACATAAGCGTCGGCGTCCTGCGCGGCCTTGCCGATGCGCTCGATTTCGGGTCCGTCGGCGCGGATGGTTCCCGGCCACCACTGGGCCGGCGTCATGGGTGCGCTGGGGACCTGCAGTCCGAACTCCGGAAACGACATCAGGCGCGCTCCATGTTCATCGGCCCCGCGCCTGATCAGGTCGCACATATCGTCGACGTTCTGCTTCAGGGCATCGGGCAGGAAATTTCCCGACGAATCAAACGTGCGAACGACGCCGGATTGCACACAGGCCGCGGGGTAGGGCTGAACTTTGGCGCCCCGCGGTTCAATGCCCGGCGTGACCGGCGGATAGAAGGCGGACGTGTCCTGAGCCATGGCCGTTCTTCTGGGTGCTGCCAGAAAAGTGCCAGCGGCGGCCAATCCGACTCCGGCCAGCAGTGTGGACCGTCGCGTTACCCCTGCTGAGCCGGATTTCATGTTGGAGTCATCGGTCATATACGCCCCCGTTGGTGTCTTGCCGGCGTCGAAATGAACCTCAGCGGAATACGACGGTTCGGCGACCGTTGATGAGAACGCGCTTTTGCGCGTGGTATTGCACCGCACGGGCCAGAACCACCCGCTCGATGTCCTTGCCGACGGCGGCCAGCTCGTCGGGCGTCATGCGATGCCCGACCGGCTGCACGTCCTGCGCGATGATCGGCCCGTCGTCCAACTGCGCGGTGACGTAGTGGGCCGTGGCGCCGATCAGCTTGACGCCGCGCCGGTAGGCCTGGTGATAGGGCTTGGCGCCCTTGAAACCCGGCAGAAAGGAATGGTGGATATTGATCATCCGACCCGACAGCCGCTCGCACAGGGTCGGCGAAATGATCTGCATGTAGCGCGCCAGCACGACGAAGTCGATATCGTGTTTATCGATTTCCTGCACCACGCGCTGTTCCTGTTCCGCTTTGCCGGCCGGCGTGACCGGCAGGTGCAGGTAATCGATGTTGTTGGCATTCGCCAGCCATTCCGCGTCGGGATGATTGGAGACGATCAGCGGAATGTCGATCTGCAACTGTCCGAGGCGCACGCGATTGAGCAGATCGAGCAGGCAATGCAGGTGCTTTGAGACCATGATCAGGACCCGGGGGCGATGGTCGGCCCGCACGAGTTCCCAGCGCATCTCAAGCTCGCCGGCCACGGGACCGAACGACTTGCGGAGCTTCTGCGGCGCTACGTCGCCGGAGAAATGAACGCGCATGAAGAAACGCTCGCGGAAGGGGTCCTTGTAGGTGTCGCTATGCAGTACGTTGCAGCCGTTTTCGAGCAGCCAGCGCGTAACGGCGTAGATCAGCCCGGTCCGGTCCGGACAGGACAGCACAAGCAGGTATTCGGTCAAGCGTATTCCCGCGCCAGTTCAGCCGTGCGTATTATGCGCTCATCCTCGTGCATTCCGCATCAAGCCGTACAATCCGATTCATGCCCGCGCCGCCCAACGAACGGTCGTCCGAGACCGTCCCGGAACACCGTCTGATCGCCGAGCGCCGGCGCAAGCTCAAGGCGCTGCGGGAGACGGGCTGGTCGTTTCCCAATCACTACCGGCCCGACGCCGGGGCCGCGGAATTGCAGCGGGAATATGCAGACACGGACACGGCGGTGCTGAAGAAGCTCGGACGCGAGGTCAGGGTGGCGGGGCGCCTGGTGTCGCAACGCCGGATGGGGCGCTTGAGTTTCATTTCGATCCAGGACGGCAGCGGGCGGATCCAGCTGATGCTCTCGCGCGACACGATGGGCGAGGAGGCCTATGCGCAAACCGGGGGCATGGACCTGGGCGATATCGTCTGGGCGCGCGGCGTCGTGATGCGCACGCGAACCGGCGAGTTGAGCGTCGAAGTCGGCGAGACCGCGCTGCTGACCAAGGCCCTGCGCCCGTTGCCGGAGAAGTTCCACGGATTGACGGACCGCGAACAGCGCTATCGGCGCCGTTACCTGGACCTGATCGTGAACCGCGACTCCCGCGAGGTGTTCGAGCGCCGCGCCCGCGTGATTTCGGCGCTGAGGGAATTTCTGGCCGGCCGCGGGTTCATGGAGGTGGAAACGCCCGTCATGCAGTCCATTGCCGGCGGCGCAGCCGCGCGACCCTTCGCCACGAGGCATCACGCGCTGGATCGGGACCTGTACCTGCGCGTGGCGCTGGAGCTGCACCTCAAGCGCCTGGTGGTGGGCGGCATGGAGCGCGTTTTCGAGATGAACCGCTGTTTCCGCAACGAAGGTCTTTCGACCCAGCACAACCCGGAATTCACGATGCTGGAGGTTTACCAGGCCTACGCCGACTACAACGACTTCATGCGGATGACGCAGGAGATGATCCTTGCGGCGACCGAAGCGGTGCTCGGCGGGACCCGCGTGACTTACCAGGGGGGGGACTATGAACTGGGCGGCGAATGGCCGCGATTGAGCATGGAACAGGCGGTGCTGGAGCACAATCCCGATTTGGACGCGGCGCGATTGCGCGATGCGGGCTACCTTCTCGAATGTCGCAAACGCCTGGGAATCGAGAACGATCCGCCGGCAAACGCGGGCTGGGGCAAGCTCCTGGCCGAGTTGTTCGACCGCACGGTGGAGGATCGGCTTGCCGGGCCGGTGTTCATTACCGGCCATCCGGCCGAGGTTTCGCCGCTTTCGCGGGCCAACGACGACGATCCCGAGATCACCGACCGTTACGAGCTCTATATCGCCGGGCGGGAACTGGTGAACGGATTCTCGGAGTTGAACGACGCGGAAGACCAGGCCCGCCGCTTCCGCGAGCAGGTCCGCCTGCGCGAGAGCGGCGACGACGAAGCGATGCTTTACGACGAGGACTTCGTGACGGCGCTGGAATACGGCCTGCCGCCCACCGCGGGCCTGGGCCTGGGCGTGGACCGCCTGGTCATGTTTCTCACCGACCAGCCGGCCATTCGCGACGTACTGCTGTTCCCGCAGTTGCGCGGCTGATACGAACACGAGTTGATAAGCGATTCCGAAACCAGGACGAGCGTGCCTGCGGTGCAGGTTGACCGCGTTCTGTTCTGGGCGATGGTCGCCGTGATCGTCGCGTGGGGGACCATTCTGCTGGGCTTTCCCGAATTCGCCGGCAAGGCCGTCGACAGCACATATAGCTGGATTGCCGGCGAAGTGGGCGTCGTTTACCAATGGGCCGTCGCGGCGGCGACCATAGTGCTGGCCGTAATCGCCCTGGGCCGCTACGGACGCTATCGTTTGGGCGGAAAGGACGCCCGGCCTGCCTACTCCACGTTTTCCTGGGTGGCAATGCTGTTCTGCACCGGGATCGGTGGCGGCCTGTTGTACTGGGCGCCGATCGAGTGGGTGTATTACGCGGATACGCCGCCATTCGGCCTGGAGCCCGGTTCGGCGGAAGCGCTGGAGGTTGCGCCGGCCTACGCCTTCTTTCACTGGGGCATATCGGCCTGGGCGCTGTACGCCCTGGCGACGGTGGCGATTGCCTATCCGTATTACCAGCGAAAAGTTGCCTACCTGCGGCTCTCCACATCGCTGGTCGGACTGATGGGCCACGATGTGTCCAGCCGGCCCCTCGGCAGGGTGGTGGACTTCATTTTTGTCGTCGCGATGGTGGGCGGAACGGCCACCTCGTTGAGCCTCGCGACCCCGATGGTGGGCGCCTGCATCAGCGCGCTGTTCGGAATCGGCGAGACGTTCGCCATCGACGTGGGCGTGATCGCGATTTCCGTGGCCCTTTTCGCCACCAGCGTGTACCTGGGCATCGACAAAGGCATCAAGCGATTCAGCGAGATCAACGCCATTGCCGCGATCATCTTCGCGATCTATGTCCTGCTGACCGGCCCCACGGGATTCGCGCTCAAACTGGGGACCAGCAGCTTCGGACTGATGATCCAGGAATTCGTCCGAATGAGCACCTGGACCGACCCGATCCTGTCTTCGAATTTCATCGAGGACTGGACGATCTTCTACTGGGCCTGGTGGCTGGCGTATGCGCCCTTTGTGGGCCTGTTCGTTACCCGGATTTCACGC
The sequence above is drawn from the Gammaproteobacteria bacterium genome and encodes:
- a CDS encoding DUF1838 domain-containing protein; the encoded protein is MFKRREFLALAGLASAGLISPARASLNLDFTKPADNLYGLIKLMADLSGQPRYWVQPGRIYAFREGRLAEPILNYTGCTVRAVRRISEIEYQSRYRGWMLMQDPLTNEVIDEWSNPITGELNNVTHFVTYVGKRTFTDQGVKYSGTSSAQFTWFDRPFVLPWQVLGDDIWCPFEQFSIYTDPAGNKRYEKAIHTYHGSLSELEDPELTMAQSTIASQSQSPWFPWMKMDRVNGHLILRSLGKKYETADGLMPWLLGELDDRYPGGLTDPFEWD
- a CDS encoding BCCT family transporter; translation: MPAVQVDRVLFWAMVAVIVAWGTILLGFPEFAGKAVDSTYSWIAGEVGVVYQWAVAAATIVLAVIALGRYGRYRLGGKDARPAYSTFSWVAMLFCTGIGGGLLYWAPIEWVYYADTPPFGLEPGSAEALEVAPAYAFFHWGISAWALYALATVAIAYPYYQRKVAYLRLSTSLVGLMGHDVSSRPLGRVVDFIFVVAMVGGTATSLSLATPMVGACISALFGIGETFAIDVGVIAISVALFATSVYLGIDKGIKRFSEINAIAAIIFAIYVLLTGPTGFALKLGTSSFGLMIQEFVRMSTWTDPILSSNFIEDWTIFYWAWWLAYAPFVGLFVTRISRGRSLRQVIGGMLLYGTLGCALFFVCIGNTAQWMDTSGELAVREILAADGPETAIAGFLSALKPFPLPLLSYVALTFIFIATTYDSASYAIAASATRGLTAGLNPHRWHRVFWALAIVVLPIGLIFVGGLQAAKSASLVVSLPLLVIGVAMTVSLFRLLREDRADLDVNGAAAPKGS
- the lysS gene encoding lysine--tRNA ligase, whose translation is MPAPPNERSSETVPEHRLIAERRRKLKALRETGWSFPNHYRPDAGAAELQREYADTDTAVLKKLGREVRVAGRLVSQRRMGRLSFISIQDGSGRIQLMLSRDTMGEEAYAQTGGMDLGDIVWARGVVMRTRTGELSVEVGETALLTKALRPLPEKFHGLTDREQRYRRRYLDLIVNRDSREVFERRARVISALREFLAGRGFMEVETPVMQSIAGGAAARPFATRHHALDRDLYLRVALELHLKRLVVGGMERVFEMNRCFRNEGLSTQHNPEFTMLEVYQAYADYNDFMRMTQEMILAATEAVLGGTRVTYQGGDYELGGEWPRLSMEQAVLEHNPDLDAARLRDAGYLLECRKRLGIENDPPANAGWGKLLAELFDRTVEDRLAGPVFITGHPAEVSPLSRANDDDPEITDRYELYIAGRELVNGFSELNDAEDQARRFREQVRLRESGDDEAMLYDEDFVTALEYGLPPTAGLGLGVDRLVMFLTDQPAIRDVLLFPQLRG
- the purU gene encoding formyltetrahydrofolate deformylase; the protein is MRLTEYLLVLSCPDRTGLIYAVTRWLLENGCNVLHSDTYKDPFRERFFMRVHFSGDVAPQKLRKSFGPVAGELEMRWELVRADHRPRVLIMVSKHLHCLLDLLNRVRLGQLQIDIPLIVSNHPDAEWLANANNIDYLHLPVTPAGKAEQEQRVVQEIDKHDIDFVVLARYMQIISPTLCERLSGRMINIHHSFLPGFKGAKPYHQAYRRGVKLIGATAHYVTAQLDDGPIIAQDVQPVGHRMTPDELAAVGKDIERVVLARAVQYHAQKRVLINGRRTVVFR